A single region of the Thermoanaerobaculum aquaticum genome encodes:
- a CDS encoding BON domain-containing protein gives MTSLLLVLALAAPPPTPGPLQRVGEALDSAASKVGQTLEEALLEAKVKVALLEHLKKEALKVEVEASGTTVTLEGVVSSRGYQSLAEEVARSVSGVTKVENRVRVAEAPGGGPVSRAARMVEQETADALLEAKIKAKLLEVMGVAAFQVEVEAAEGVVSLSGTVKEKEQKTLAEKTAKAVPGAVEVHNLLRVAN, from the coding sequence ATGACTTCGCTTCTCTTAGTTTTGGCGCTGGCCGCACCGCCTCCCACCCCAGGTCCCCTGCAGCGAGTGGGCGAGGCTTTAGATAGCGCCGCCTCCAAAGTCGGCCAAACCCTGGAAGAGGCGCTTCTGGAGGCCAAAGTGAAGGTGGCGCTCCTGGAGCACCTCAAGAAGGAAGCCTTGAAGGTGGAGGTGGAGGCTTCCGGCACTACCGTGACGTTAGAAGGGGTGGTTTCCAGCCGCGGGTACCAGTCCTTAGCGGAAGAGGTGGCGCGGTCGGTCTCGGGTGTGACCAAAGTCGAAAACCGCGTTCGGGTAGCTGAAGCTCCTGGCGGAGGCCCGGTAAGCCGGGCAGCCCGCATGGTGGAGCAGGAAACCGCCGATGCGCTTCTGGAAGCCAAGATCAAAGCTAAGCTGTTGGAGGTCATGGGGGTTGCCGCCTTCCAGGTGGAAGTGGAAGCCGCCGAGGGGGTGGTGAGCCTCTCGGGAACCGTGAAGGAAAAGGAGCAAAAAACCTTGGCCGAAAAAACCGCCAAAGCTGTCCCCGGCGCGGTGGAGGTCCATAACCTCTTGCGTGTGGCTAACTAG
- a CDS encoding VWA domain-containing protein has protein sequence MRTRVQWWLLLSLALAWPSFGQDVPPAQKPPEQQVGGLRFFDVTEITIVNVDVSVRDKNGPVLGLTKDDFLVFQDGKPQDITNFAVYTRKVERREPAPTPTPTPAPTAVPTPTAAPEEAPPKREPRFLTLYVDNENIHPINRNRVITRLVEFVNENLHAPDQVMVASFQKSLKILQPFTSDPQEVADALRGLRKYTGGRSDMMSTRKDIEDFIHQNANNPDTLERAMGRARAFAREQRNTLIFSVRALQDIMTMMAGLPGKKAIIYVSDGLPMSPGLELFYEIQESYRETGAVSQSREFDATEMFRSLVNTAAAANITLYTVDARGLESELGIEAENRAPRSTLAASIARSNYQDSLVYMAEQTGGIAIVNTNDVGPGLEKIATDFETYYSLGYRLIPTGEDRIHRIEVKVKNHPEYQLSYRRTFIEKSLPTRIADRVITGLAFDLDDNPLDIELRTGEPAPASDRYWTLPVEIRVPIRKLALVPSGDDFVGSMMVYYAARDDEGKQSDLQRRQHDVRIPKAEYEAAQDKYFTVTASLLLEPGTYRISVGVRDVLTNQAGFAAVRRAVHPELK, from the coding sequence GTGCGGACACGAGTGCAGTGGTGGTTGTTGCTCTCCCTGGCTTTGGCCTGGCCTTCCTTTGGGCAGGATGTGCCCCCGGCGCAAAAACCCCCGGAGCAGCAGGTGGGGGGCTTGCGGTTTTTCGACGTTACCGAAATCACCATCGTCAACGTGGACGTGTCGGTGCGGGACAAGAACGGGCCGGTTTTGGGCCTTACGAAGGACGATTTTCTCGTTTTCCAAGATGGCAAGCCTCAAGACATCACGAACTTTGCGGTGTATACCCGCAAGGTGGAAAGGCGGGAGCCCGCGCCAACACCCACACCTACCCCTGCGCCAACGGCTGTCCCCACGCCTACTGCAGCCCCGGAAGAAGCTCCTCCCAAACGGGAGCCGCGTTTCCTGACGCTTTACGTGGACAACGAAAACATCCACCCCATAAACCGCAACCGGGTGATCACCAGGCTGGTGGAGTTTGTCAACGAGAACCTGCACGCGCCGGACCAGGTGATGGTGGCTTCCTTTCAAAAGAGCCTTAAGATCCTTCAACCGTTCACCTCTGACCCGCAGGAGGTGGCCGACGCCTTGCGGGGGCTGCGCAAGTACACCGGTGGCCGCTCGGATATGATGTCCACGCGCAAGGACATCGAGGACTTCATCCACCAGAACGCCAACAACCCCGATACCCTGGAGCGGGCTATGGGGCGGGCCCGGGCGTTTGCCCGGGAACAGCGCAACACCTTGATTTTCTCGGTGCGGGCCCTGCAGGACATCATGACCATGATGGCGGGGCTCCCTGGCAAAAAGGCCATCATTTACGTGTCCGATGGGCTCCCCATGTCTCCCGGCTTGGAGCTCTTTTACGAAATTCAGGAAAGCTACCGGGAAACGGGAGCCGTTTCCCAGTCCCGGGAGTTCGATGCCACCGAGATGTTTCGCAGCTTGGTGAATACCGCCGCCGCGGCCAACATCACGTTGTACACCGTGGACGCGCGGGGCCTGGAGTCGGAGCTGGGAATTGAAGCGGAAAACCGCGCCCCCCGGTCAACCCTAGCGGCGTCCATTGCTCGCTCCAACTACCAGGATTCGCTGGTGTACATGGCCGAGCAAACCGGCGGCATTGCCATTGTGAACACCAACGACGTGGGACCGGGGCTGGAGAAAATTGCCACCGATTTTGAAACCTACTACTCGCTGGGGTACAGGCTGATCCCTACCGGTGAGGACCGCATTCACCGCATCGAGGTGAAGGTCAAAAACCACCCCGAGTACCAGCTTTCCTACCGCCGGACCTTCATCGAAAAATCACTGCCTACGCGTATTGCCGATCGGGTCATCACGGGGTTGGCGTTCGATTTGGACGACAACCCCCTGGACATCGAGCTGCGCACCGGGGAGCCAGCCCCGGCCTCGGATCGCTACTGGACGCTGCCGGTGGAAATCCGCGTGCCCATTCGCAAGCTGGCGCTGGTGCCTTCGGGTGACGACTTTGTGGGCTCCATGATGGTGTACTACGCGGCCCGGGACGATGAGGGCAAGCAGTCGGACCTGCAGCGGCGCCAACACGACGTCAGGATCCCCAAAGCGGAGTACGAAGCTGCCCAGGATAAGTACTTCACGGTAACGGCCTCGCTGCTTCTGGAGCCGGGCACCTACCGCATTAGCGTGGGGGTGCGCGACGTGCTCACCAACCAGGCGGGCTTTGCCGCGGTGCGAAGGGCCGTGCATCCGGAGCTTAAGTGA
- the glpX gene encoding class II fructose-bisphosphatase, translating into MDISLEPDFLRVTEMAAIAAARTMGRGDRKHSDKVAVEAMRKELDNLTINGTVVIGEGERDKAPMLYTGEKVGRDKEGKLGMPEIDIAVDPLEGTNLCATGAANAISVLAAASKGGLLYAPDIYMQKIVVGPTARGCIDIDAPVKDNLQRIAKAYDRDVEDLVVVVLDRPRHEKLIADIRAAGARIKLIGDGDLSAGLAAAIRGTGVHVVMGIGGAPEGVLTAAALRCLNGEMQGRLVVLEDWHRRRLEEVGISDVDHVYTEKELASGDDVVFVASGVTKGDLLEGVRFFGGGVRVSSVLMSLASKTIRFVDTVYMEEDGHLEVLR; encoded by the coding sequence ATGGATATCAGCCTGGAGCCTGATTTTTTGCGGGTTACGGAAATGGCGGCCATTGCTGCGGCCCGCACCATGGGTCGGGGGGATCGCAAGCACTCGGACAAGGTGGCGGTGGAGGCCATGCGCAAAGAGCTCGACAACTTGACCATCAACGGCACGGTGGTCATCGGCGAAGGCGAGAGGGACAAGGCTCCCATGCTGTACACCGGTGAAAAGGTCGGGCGGGACAAGGAAGGCAAGCTGGGCATGCCGGAAATTGACATTGCCGTGGACCCTCTGGAGGGCACCAACCTCTGCGCCACCGGAGCCGCCAACGCCATTTCGGTGTTGGCGGCTGCCTCCAAGGGTGGCCTTTTGTACGCTCCCGACATTTACATGCAAAAGATCGTAGTGGGGCCCACGGCCCGCGGCTGCATTGACATTGACGCGCCGGTGAAGGACAACCTGCAGCGCATTGCCAAGGCGTACGACCGGGATGTGGAGGACCTGGTGGTGGTGGTGCTGGACCGCCCCCGGCATGAAAAGCTCATCGCCGACATCCGGGCGGCCGGTGCCCGCATCAAGCTCATCGGTGATGGCGATCTTTCCGCGGGTCTTGCCGCCGCGATTCGCGGTACCGGCGTGCACGTGGTGATGGGGATTGGCGGCGCCCCGGAGGGGGTCTTGACCGCTGCAGCGCTGCGCTGTCTCAACGGGGAAATGCAAGGGCGGCTGGTGGTTTTGGAGGACTGGCACCGGCGCCGGCTGGAGGAGGTTGGCATCAGCGATGTGGACCACGTGTACACCGAAAAGGAGCTGGCCTCCGGTGATGACGTGGTGTTTGTGGCCTCGGGCGTCACCAAAGGCGATCTCCTGGAGGGCGTGCGCTTTTTCGGTGGGGGCGTGCGGGTTTCTTCGGTGCTGATGTCACTGGCCTCCAAGACCATCCGCTTTGTGGACACCGTGTACATGGAGGAAGACGGGCATTTGGAGGTGCTGCGCTAG